The Synchiropus splendidus isolate RoL2022-P1 chromosome 1, RoL_Sspl_1.0, whole genome shotgun sequence genome includes a window with the following:
- the cdkn2c gene encoding cyclin-dependent kinase 4 inhibitor C, with amino-acid sequence MEQVSLQCELSKASANGDLFQVMFLLGCGAEASGLNREGRTALQVVMLGSTAVVEILLFAGANPNLPDPVLGLTVMHDAAREGFLDTVRLLMEHEADVNVTDNRGNLPLHLAAQEGHLMLVELLIERTSDPTWLNVEGRSARQLAALNQRSETVSFIDQYLRTLPQ; translated from the exons ATGGAGCAGGTCTCACTGCAGTGTGAGCTGAGTAAAGCCTCAGCTAATGGCGATCTTTTTCAAGTTATGTTCCTGCTGGGATGTGGTGCTGAGGCCTCTGGCCTGAACAGGGAGGGAAGGACTGCTCTTCAG GTGGTGATGCTGGGCTCCACCGCTGTGGTTGAAATCCTCCTCTTCGCCGGCGCCAACCCGAACCTGCCCGACCCTGTGCTCGGGCTCACGGTGATGCACGACGCCGCGCGGGAAGGTTTCCTCGACACCGTGCGCTTGCTGATGGAGCACGAGGCGGATGTGAACGTGACGGACAACCGCGGTAACCTGCCACTCCACCTGGCCGCCCAAGAGGGCCACTTGATGTTGGTCGAGCTGCTGATCGAGCGCACCTCTGACCCCACATGGCTGAATGTTGAGGGCCGCTCGGCGAGGCAGCTGGCGGCCCTGAACCAGAGGAGTGAGACGGTTTCCTTCATTGACCAGTATCTCCGTACGTTGCCTCAGTGA